In one Neobacillus sp. WH10 genomic region, the following are encoded:
- a CDS encoding lysylphosphatidylglycerol synthase transmembrane domain-containing protein: MNRTFVKWGIRLTGLFISGTFIFLSYRYFHLGEFWDSTQKFFFENPLILLVVTLSYLLSFLLRAEAWRVYLGKSVRFSSCLQGVLLSLFINHISPFKVGDAVRIGVLSWKEKNIKPEISAHSVVVLRIFDMVFLALLSLIGLLVFSKTFIFRWSLGVLLLLPLLGIILIFILFKYRPSFVDKHVTFFKAALSGRNLITIVTLIALSWGLEGSVVWGVTKSLGHGLPLYKAIWVNSLTVGGQVFQITPGGISTYESVMTAALTSFHFPVKDGYMVALVSHSFKFIFSYIVGFVLLIRSPISKIKQIRTLLLKRGKQE; the protein is encoded by the coding sequence ATGAATCGGACATTTGTTAAGTGGGGGATCAGACTGACGGGGCTTTTCATCTCTGGAACATTTATATTTTTGTCTTATCGGTATTTTCATTTAGGAGAATTTTGGGACAGCACCCAAAAGTTTTTTTTTGAAAACCCACTTATCCTTTTGGTTGTCACTTTATCATATCTTCTTTCCTTTCTCCTAAGAGCTGAAGCGTGGAGAGTATATCTAGGAAAGTCTGTTCGTTTTTCTAGCTGCTTACAAGGTGTGTTATTAAGTCTTTTCATTAATCATATTAGTCCCTTTAAGGTTGGGGATGCAGTAAGAATTGGAGTCTTATCCTGGAAAGAAAAAAACATCAAACCAGAAATATCAGCACATTCAGTTGTGGTTCTAAGGATATTCGATATGGTGTTTTTAGCGTTGCTCTCATTGATTGGACTTCTTGTCTTTTCCAAAACCTTTATCTTTCGTTGGTCTCTAGGAGTTTTATTGCTCTTACCCTTGCTGGGAATCATATTGATCTTCATACTGTTTAAATATCGACCATCATTCGTAGACAAGCATGTTACATTTTTTAAAGCAGCCTTATCGGGGAGAAATTTAATCACTATTGTCACCCTAATCGCCTTAAGCTGGGGTTTGGAAGGATCGGTCGTTTGGGGTGTAACAAAATCCTTAGGGCATGGGCTCCCACTATATAAGGCAATTTGGGTAAATTCCCTGACTGTCGGGGGACAAGTATTTCAAATTACGCCAGGGGGAATTTCTACATATGAATCCGTTATGACTGCAGCTTTAACGAGCTTTCATTTTCCAGTAAAGGATGGATATATGGTTGCCCTTGTTAGCCATAGCTTTAAATTTATTTTTTCCTACATTGTTGGATTCGTGTTATTAATCCGTTCACCAATCTCAAAAATCAAACAAATAAGAACCTTACTATTAAAAAGGGGAAAACAAGAATGA
- a CDS encoding alkaline phosphatase family protein, with amino-acid sequence MKKASSFEKVAARCWNLLNEGKPFTPIFTIGTILIYSISKLGNLSYLVDLSIGLLAILPLLIIYYLFDFPLFLRNYLWIPFTAYLIIWNQVNLSLLFTAIGLYFFFTIFFWGTFYYHLRIGTTWLNFTRFWKLVLKNSDSTSGNAQEQLPKFLLLLSLWNWSATNVTWSGSEVSVLIIFYACVLVFSYILHINLFDWKPEIIPTFTSNVESPESPINEKVIVMVIDGMRKERFEEANTPFLDYLRKNGTEYNRMETVYPARTVVCFSSMFSGTYPVEHGIKSNMVWKLGIKVESVFDSLRKVGKKGSLLGIAHLVDSFGKDVETVTAVMHNDVADRNIIERAKRIMDEQDPDLQIIQLIGTDQTGHSRGVLYNEYIQKIEEADALVKEYFDWLKERGKLENYTFIVCADHGQADGIGGHGHLDEGERFVPFFMFGHAIEKGKRVEEKHSLVSLASTISYLLGAPFPSHSRGPVLIEAVRKDVQTK; translated from the coding sequence ATGAAAAAAGCATCATCTTTTGAAAAAGTAGCGGCAAGGTGCTGGAACCTTCTGAACGAGGGGAAGCCGTTTACTCCGATATTTACAATTGGCACTATACTTATATATTCTATTTCAAAGCTAGGAAATCTTTCCTATCTTGTGGATCTTTCAATCGGGTTACTAGCTATCCTGCCATTGCTTATTATTTACTACCTGTTTGACTTCCCATTGTTTCTGAGAAATTATTTATGGATTCCTTTTACCGCTTATCTCATTATTTGGAATCAGGTTAATCTTAGTTTGCTGTTTACTGCAATCGGTTTATATTTTTTCTTTACGATCTTTTTCTGGGGTACGTTTTACTATCATTTACGAATCGGTACTACATGGCTTAATTTTACTCGCTTTTGGAAGCTTGTATTGAAAAATAGTGATTCAACAAGTGGAAATGCTCAGGAACAGCTGCCCAAATTTCTTCTATTACTATCTTTATGGAATTGGAGTGCAACGAATGTCACTTGGTCAGGTAGTGAAGTAAGTGTCCTAATTATTTTTTACGCGTGCGTACTCGTGTTTTCATACATACTTCATATAAACCTGTTTGATTGGAAACCTGAGATCATTCCTACTTTTACCTCGAATGTAGAGTCACCTGAATCGCCTATTAATGAAAAAGTAATTGTCATGGTGATTGATGGCATGAGGAAAGAGCGTTTCGAAGAAGCGAATACCCCCTTTCTCGATTATTTGAGAAAAAATGGTACAGAATATAATCGGATGGAAACCGTTTATCCGGCTAGAACGGTTGTTTGTTTTTCTTCGATGTTCTCGGGAACATATCCAGTTGAGCACGGCATTAAATCTAATATGGTTTGGAAACTTGGTATAAAAGTTGAGAGTGTATTCGATTCCTTAAGAAAAGTTGGTAAAAAGGGGTCATTATTAGGGATTGCTCACCTCGTTGATTCCTTTGGAAAAGATGTAGAGACGGTGACAGCGGTCATGCACAATGATGTTGCAGACCGAAATATTATTGAAAGAGCTAAACGGATAATGGATGAACAGGATCCAGATCTTCAAATCATTCAATTAATTGGGACCGATCAAACCGGACATAGTCGAGGAGTTCTTTACAACGAATATATTCAGAAAATCGAAGAAGCAGATGCCTTAGTGAAAGAATATTTTGATTGGTTAAAAGAACGAGGAAAGCTTGAAAATTACACATTTATTGTGTGTGCCGACCATGGACAGGCAGATGGGATAGGAGGTCATGGGCACTTGGACGAAGGGGAAAGATTTGTTCCATTTTTCATGTTCGGCCATGCCATTGAAAAGGGAAAAAGGGTAGAAGAAAAGCACAGTCTCGTTTCTCTCGCCTCGACAATTTCTTATTTACTGGGAGCTCCATTTCCTAGTCATAGTCGAGGGCCGGTGTTAATTGAAGCAGTTAGGAAGGATGTTCAAACAAAATGA
- a CDS encoding glycosyltransferase family 2 protein, producing the protein MIQQKVIVFLPAYNEEESIAEVIKKIPRSFHQDVEVQVLVVDDGSSDRTVNIAKEAGANYVYSVKKNKGLGAAVRKGLELCVHYGADIGVMIDADNEYPADQIPDLVDPILKGNADYVMGSRFLGSIDGMKWNRRLGNYCFTFIQSLLLRKWIYDGQSGMRAFSRQAMLEAEIIHDYNYAQVVTLNLIRKGFRMKEIPIRYQVRKTGESFIKFKSYMTSVLPAILKEMGRPVKKASHNTYIDSNQISRKTNLDNSEYKM; encoded by the coding sequence ATGATTCAACAAAAAGTAATTGTTTTTCTTCCTGCTTATAACGAAGAAGAATCAATCGCGGAAGTAATCAAGAAAATACCTCGCTCATTTCATCAAGATGTTGAGGTTCAAGTTTTGGTGGTTGATGATGGTTCAAGTGATAGGACTGTCAATATAGCTAAAGAAGCAGGAGCAAATTACGTCTATTCAGTTAAAAAGAATAAGGGTTTGGGAGCAGCTGTCCGTAAAGGGTTGGAACTATGTGTCCATTATGGGGCGGATATTGGGGTCATGATCGATGCGGATAATGAATATCCTGCAGATCAGATCCCCGACCTTGTGGATCCCATTTTAAAAGGAAACGCTGATTATGTAATGGGCTCACGTTTCCTAGGATCGATTGATGGGATGAAATGGAACAGGAGATTAGGCAATTATTGTTTCACATTTATTCAATCCCTTTTGTTACGAAAATGGATATATGATGGCCAATCAGGCATGAGAGCATTTTCAAGACAAGCCATGTTAGAAGCAGAAATTATCCATGATTATAATTATGCTCAAGTGGTCACACTTAATCTAATCAGGAAGGGCTTTCGAATGAAGGAAATCCCGATACGTTATCAAGTTCGGAAAACTGGTGAATCCTTTATCAAATTTAAATCATATATGACCTCAGTATTACCTGCCATATTAAAAGAAATGGGAAGGCCAGTCAAAAAAGCGAGTCACAATACCTATATAGATTCAAATCAGATCAGTAGGAAAACAAACTTAGATAATAGCGAATATAAAATGTAA
- a CDS encoding FTR1 family protein — MEIQALLITFREVLEALLIVGIIITYLKRVDHKQFTKYVWLGAGLAVLASVGVALLFQLVFTGFAAMGSEMYLKIGIMLVSTVLLTQMVFWMASHSRDLKGNLEGKMNQFISTGNVVGMVIHSFLVVLREGVETVFFFAAITGGNIGAAMQGWGAITGVVIAALVSYFFFKGTMRVPLSTFFKLTGAFIILISAGLLVQAIGMMQDLNIIGSVLPHVYDLTWFMPEHPIDYDHYLRDTGTAPLISGDVGIFLKALFGYSSMPSIEEVLAYIGYFVGILLLTSSKTAGSKKKNEKTFNESKVLKPQAK, encoded by the coding sequence GTGGAAATTCAAGCACTGTTAATTACATTCCGTGAAGTTTTAGAGGCATTGTTAATTGTAGGTATTATTATTACCTATTTAAAAAGAGTAGACCATAAGCAGTTTACAAAATATGTTTGGTTAGGTGCAGGACTTGCTGTTTTAGCAAGCGTGGGTGTAGCTCTCCTCTTCCAATTAGTGTTTACCGGATTTGCAGCAATGGGCAGCGAGATGTATCTGAAAATAGGGATTATGCTCGTTTCTACCGTTTTACTTACGCAAATGGTGTTCTGGATGGCGAGCCACAGCCGTGATTTAAAAGGGAACCTGGAAGGGAAAATGAATCAGTTTATATCTACTGGAAATGTTGTCGGTATGGTCATCCATTCATTTCTAGTTGTCCTTCGTGAGGGTGTGGAGACCGTTTTCTTCTTTGCGGCTATAACAGGCGGTAACATCGGTGCAGCGATGCAAGGGTGGGGTGCCATTACAGGTGTTGTCATTGCAGCTCTTGTCTCATATTTCTTCTTTAAGGGAACGATGAGGGTCCCATTGAGCACGTTCTTTAAATTAACAGGTGCATTCATTATCCTTATTTCGGCTGGATTACTCGTTCAAGCGATTGGAATGATGCAGGATCTCAATATAATTGGAAGTGTGCTTCCTCATGTTTATGACCTTACATGGTTCATGCCCGAGCATCCCATTGATTATGACCATTACCTTCGAGATACAGGTACAGCTCCACTAATATCAGGTGATGTTGGAATATTTTTGAAAGCGTTGTTTGGATATTCTTCCATGCCTTCGATTGAAGAGGTTCTTGCCTATATTGGATACTTTGTAGGAATCCTATTACTTACATCCTCCAAAACAGCAGGCAGTAAGAAGAAAAATGAAAAAACATTCAATGAATCAAAAGTACTAAAGCCACAAGCCAAATAA
- a CDS encoding pseudouridine-5'-phosphate glycosidase codes for MKQYITLSEEVRVAKEQGKPIVALESTIISHGMPYPQNVKTAREVEQIIRDNGAVPATIAIVDGKIKIGLSDEELEMFGKSTDVAKASRRDLAYLIATKKLGATTVAATMICAEAAGINIFVTGGIGGAHRGAETTMDISADLEELGQTNVAVICAGAKSILDLGLTMEYLETKGVPVIGYQTDLLPAFYTRNSEFPVNFRADDVETIASSLKVKWELNLKGGAVIANPIPEEYAMDEKVINGVIEAALKEAEERHISGKEVTPFLLGKVKELTEGKSLDANIALVKNNAIVGAKIAVSFNAMK; via the coding sequence ATGAAACAATATATTACACTATCAGAAGAAGTACGCGTAGCGAAGGAACAAGGTAAACCAATTGTGGCTTTAGAATCTACGATTATCTCCCATGGTATGCCCTATCCACAGAATGTGAAAACTGCTCGTGAAGTGGAACAAATTATCCGAGACAATGGGGCCGTTCCAGCAACAATTGCCATCGTGGATGGAAAAATTAAAATCGGTCTATCTGATGAAGAGTTAGAAATGTTTGGTAAAAGCACAGATGTTGCAAAAGCATCTAGACGTGATTTAGCTTATTTAATCGCTACAAAAAAACTTGGAGCAACAACAGTAGCAGCAACAATGATTTGCGCAGAAGCAGCAGGAATAAATATCTTTGTTACTGGTGGTATTGGCGGTGCTCACCGAGGCGCTGAGACAACCATGGATATTTCAGCAGACTTAGAAGAATTAGGACAAACAAACGTAGCTGTCATTTGTGCAGGTGCCAAATCGATTTTGGATTTAGGGTTAACCATGGAATATCTTGAAACAAAAGGTGTACCGGTTATAGGCTATCAAACCGATTTACTCCCAGCCTTCTATACGCGTAATAGTGAGTTCCCTGTGAACTTCCGTGCTGACGATGTGGAAACAATCGCCTCTTCGTTAAAAGTTAAATGGGAATTAAACTTGAAAGGTGGAGCAGTTATTGCCAACCCAATCCCAGAAGAATATGCCATGGATGAAAAAGTCATTAATGGTGTTATTGAAGCGGCATTAAAAGAAGCTGAAGAACGACACATTTCCGGTAAAGAAGTAACGCCATTCTTACTAGGAAAGGTAAAAGAACTAACAGAAGGCAAAAGCCTAGATGCAAACATTGCTTTAGTTAAAAACAATGCCATTGTTGGAGCCAAAATAGCTGTAAGTTTTAATGCAATGAAATAA
- a CDS encoding carbohydrate kinase → MTEKEQMILDLIRKNPYVSQQELAELLGLSRPSIANIISGLIRKGSILGRAYILSESQHVICIGGANIDRKFHIKEKAQLGTSNPIFSTQNAGGVARNIAENLGRLGMEVSLISTSGSDKDWSFIEESSALYMNLETVTQFPEKSTGSYSAVLDTSGELVIALADMEVYEAITPELLLKHDLLLSRSKCIMVDLNCPKESIQFLCHFAKSHDLPIVIVPVSAPKMKRLPDDLNGVTWLITNRDETETYFNIEIRNEEDWKNALEKWLSLGITNVVITNGKKGSMIGNKEEGIFHIPSIETKEIIDVTGAGDAFSSAVIYSWLEGKSLIEIAKAGNINASKTLQSPYTVRQDLSAEKLQKDMEEIS, encoded by the coding sequence ATGACTGAGAAAGAACAAATGATTCTCGATTTAATACGCAAGAATCCCTATGTTTCTCAACAAGAGCTTGCGGAACTATTAGGATTATCTCGGCCATCCATTGCAAATATTATTTCTGGTTTAATCAGAAAAGGAAGTATTTTAGGTAGAGCCTACATTTTGAGTGAATCACAACATGTCATTTGCATTGGCGGCGCTAATATTGATCGTAAATTCCATATCAAGGAGAAAGCCCAACTAGGTACCTCAAATCCAATTTTCTCTACACAGAATGCTGGAGGAGTTGCAAGAAATATCGCAGAGAATCTTGGAAGGCTTGGGATGGAAGTGTCACTTATCTCTACAAGTGGCTCAGATAAGGACTGGTCATTCATAGAAGAATCATCAGCTCTTTACATGAACTTAGAAACTGTGACCCAATTCCCTGAAAAATCAACTGGCTCCTACTCTGCCGTATTAGATACTAGTGGAGAATTAGTAATTGCTTTAGCAGATATGGAAGTATATGAAGCGATCACACCTGAATTACTTCTTAAACACGATTTATTATTAAGTCGCTCAAAATGCATCATGGTCGATTTGAATTGTCCAAAAGAATCCATTCAATTCTTGTGTCATTTCGCCAAGAGTCATGATTTACCGATTGTCATAGTACCTGTTTCAGCACCAAAAATGAAACGCTTGCCAGATGATTTAAACGGCGTTACATGGCTCATTACGAACCGAGATGAAACGGAAACTTACTTTAATATTGAAATCAGAAATGAAGAAGATTGGAAAAATGCTTTAGAAAAATGGTTATCACTAGGGATTACCAATGTGGTTATTACGAATGGAAAAAAAGGATCCATGATTGGTAATAAAGAAGAAGGAATCTTCCATATTCCTTCGATAGAAACAAAAGAAATCATAGATGTCACAGGAGCTGGTGATGCTTTCTCCTCTGCAGTTATTTACTCATGGTTAGAGGGCAAATCTTTAATCGAAATTGCCAAAGCTGGCAATATTAATGCATCCAAAACACTGCAATCACCCTATACAGTTCGGCAAGATTTATCAGCTGAAAAATTACAAAAAGACATGGAGGAAATATCATGA
- a CDS encoding cation:proton antiporter, protein MTNHLVFEVGTALILVALAALLAGRLKFSIIPFLILLGMVVGPHAPHFGIIDLRFIGSSEIIEFFGRIGVLFLLFYLGLEFSVGKLIRSGPSIVIGGSIYVALNFILGLVYGFAVGFPVMETFIIAGLLSVSSSAIVAKVLVDLKRTANTETELILGIVLFDDIFLAIFLSIMSGLLLGESTTILGTITSVLISLGYMILFFIIARKGAPILNKLLNIKSNEIFILVIFASLFFVAGFSEKLHVAEAIGALLLGLVFSETEHRERIEHLVIPFRDFFGALFFFSFGLSIDPFSLGGAVWLALGAVVLTIISNFVAGMISGRKAGLSHKASSNIGLTIVSRGEFSIIVANLGLAGGLMPILKPFTAVYVLILAILGPFLTKESKNIYQLLNKIFKWENKGNLKKQSTSILKNQSEEKNSHGM, encoded by the coding sequence ATGACAAATCACTTAGTTTTCGAGGTAGGTACAGCGTTAATTCTAGTCGCCCTAGCAGCATTATTAGCAGGAAGGTTAAAATTCTCGATCATTCCTTTTCTTATCCTTTTAGGGATGGTAGTTGGTCCACATGCACCTCATTTTGGAATAATCGATCTTAGATTCATAGGAAGCTCAGAAATAATTGAATTTTTCGGACGAATCGGGGTTTTGTTTTTACTATTTTATCTTGGGCTTGAATTCTCTGTTGGAAAATTAATTCGTTCGGGACCTTCTATTGTAATTGGCGGATCTATTTATGTAGCTCTTAATTTCATTTTAGGTTTAGTATACGGATTTGCTGTAGGCTTCCCTGTTATGGAAACGTTTATTATTGCTGGTCTCCTTAGTGTTTCCTCTTCTGCCATTGTTGCTAAGGTTTTAGTCGATTTAAAAAGAACCGCAAATACAGAAACAGAATTAATCTTGGGAATTGTTTTATTTGATGATATTTTCCTGGCTATATTCCTCTCAATCATGTCAGGTCTTTTACTTGGTGAGTCAACGACTATTTTAGGTACAATCACCTCGGTTCTAATTTCACTTGGCTATATGATTCTGTTTTTCATTATCGCCCGAAAAGGCGCTCCTATCCTTAATAAACTATTAAACATTAAGTCTAATGAGATTTTCATCCTCGTTATCTTTGCTTCACTATTTTTTGTTGCAGGTTTTTCAGAAAAACTCCATGTTGCTGAAGCCATTGGTGCTTTATTATTGGGTTTAGTCTTTTCTGAAACTGAACATCGCGAGCGCATCGAACATTTAGTTATCCCATTTAGAGATTTCTTTGGAGCACTATTTTTCTTTAGTTTCGGTTTAAGTATTGATCCTTTTAGCTTGGGCGGTGCCGTTTGGTTAGCTCTAGGTGCTGTTGTCCTTACTATCATTAGCAACTTTGTAGCTGGAATGATTTCCGGAAGAAAGGCTGGTCTTTCTCATAAAGCCTCTTCTAATATCGGATTAACAATCGTTTCTAGGGGTGAATTTTCGATCATTGTTGCTAATTTAGGCCTTGCTGGAGGCTTAATGCCAATCCTAAAACCATTTACCGCCGTTTATGTTCTAATCTTGGCTATTCTCGGGCCCTTTTTAACGAAAGAATCCAAAAATATTTATCAACTATTGAATAAAATTTTCAAATGGGAAAATAAAGGAAACCTTAAAAAGCAATCCACATCTATTCTTAAAAACCAATCTGAAGAAAAAAATAGTCATGGCATGTAA
- a CDS encoding cation:proton antiporter regulatory subunit — protein sequence MNIREIELPGIGKKYEIITKSADKIVIIIHDDGRREIYYFDQEDYEEAIASTTFDDSEARKIAAIIGGMTYAPKALETIEMAFDDLVIEWSKVEPGALAVNQTIGNLNIRQSYEVNIVAIIKRNHQKIHTPGPETILEVGDTVIVSGQRNQVKKIVKEILSRRDG from the coding sequence ATGAATATTCGCGAAATTGAACTTCCTGGTATTGGGAAAAAGTATGAAATCATCACCAAAAGCGCAGATAAAATAGTGATTATTATTCACGATGACGGCAGAAGAGAAATTTATTATTTTGATCAAGAGGATTATGAGGAAGCTATTGCCAGTACTACATTTGATGATTCGGAGGCAAGAAAGATAGCTGCCATAATTGGTGGAATGACTTATGCACCAAAGGCTTTAGAAACAATTGAAATGGCTTTTGATGATTTGGTGATTGAATGGTCTAAGGTGGAGCCTGGAGCATTAGCGGTTAACCAAACCATTGGAAATTTAAATATCCGTCAATCCTATGAAGTAAATATTGTCGCGATTATCAAGCGCAATCATCAAAAAATCCATACCCCTGGTCCTGAAACCATTTTAGAAGTAGGAGATACAGTCATCGTATCTGGTCAGCGCAATCAAGTAAAAAAAATCGTAAAAGAAATTCTTTCAAGAAGGGACGGGTGA
- a CDS encoding tyrosine-type recombinase/integrase, translating into MEYVEALRDIKQINSIKKYLKKHSERDYVLFVFGINTGLKITEMLDIKVNDVFEKENCVKDFYLLSHKETLKEVYLNHKVKQAILHYVHTLHLSGENFLFKSSKTDKPITRQQAYRIIHQAAEAVGIEGKIGTNSMRKTFGYHAYKRGIAISLLQKHFHHSTPSETLKYLGISKEEKLKTEIDVNL; encoded by the coding sequence ATGGAATATGTTGAAGCTCTAAGAGATATTAAGCAAATCAATTCAATAAAGAAATATTTAAAAAAGCATTCTGAACGGGACTATGTTCTCTTTGTATTTGGAATTAATACGGGGTTAAAAATTACCGAAATGCTGGATATAAAAGTGAACGATGTATTCGAAAAAGAAAACTGTGTTAAGGACTTCTACTTGCTATCACATAAAGAAACGTTGAAGGAAGTCTACCTTAACCATAAAGTAAAACAGGCAATTCTCCATTACGTTCATACGCTTCATCTATCAGGTGAAAATTTTTTGTTTAAGTCCAGTAAAACCGATAAACCGATTACCCGCCAACAAGCCTATCGCATTATTCATCAGGCAGCAGAAGCGGTTGGCATCGAAGGAAAAATCGGTACCAACTCCATGCGGAAAACGTTTGGATATCATGCATATAAACGAGGAATCGCCATTTCACTATTGCAAAAGCATTTCCACCATTCCACCCCTTCTGAAACGCTTAAATATCTTGGAATTTCAAAAGAAGAAAAACTTAAAACTGAAATTGATGTCAACCTCTAA